The proteins below are encoded in one region of Apium graveolens cultivar Ventura chromosome 4, ASM990537v1, whole genome shotgun sequence:
- the LOC141717753 gene encoding uncharacterized protein LOC141717753 yields the protein MAAASPSRSQIISLFRSLLRTSRQFSDYNIREYSKRRTIDAFRMNKLLSDPSAAAAAFSDGKSQLEVAKRQVLVYSLYAPKVKSVMELN from the coding sequence ATGGCAGCTGCGTCGCCGTCACGCTCCCAAATCATCTCTCTCTTCCGGTCACTTCTTCGAACATCTCGTCAATTCTCTGACTACAACATAAGAGAGTACAGCAAACGTCGTACAATCGACGCCTTTCGCATGAACAAGCTACTCTCCGACCCATCCGCCGCCGCCGCCGCTTTTTCCGACGGCAAGTCGCAGCTAGAGGTGGCGAAACGACAGGTTCTTGTTTACTCGCTTTACGCACCCAAAGTTAAAAGCGTCATGGAACTCAATTAG
- the LOC141717752 gene encoding SNAP25 homologous protein SNAP33-like, whose amino-acid sequence MFSHRKSPLNKISKQTSVDAGFPNKQSTNPFDNDSELDKQRVKPARASSDPSQANSDSRASLFDLNEVKGTSKSSYSLYSAKSKYKNDFRDEGGFENQSVQELEDYSVYKAEETTNTVNNCLKIAEDIREDATKTLVTLHQQGDQITRTHATAADIDHDLSRGEKLLGSLGGIFSKTWKPKKNRHIAGPVTFRDDPVLRKGNHLEQRERLGLSSAPKGQSNGRTPPPEPTNAMQRVEREKTKQDDSLSDLSDLLGELKHMAVDMGSEIERHNKLLKPVEDDVEELNYRVKGANQRARKLLGK is encoded by the exons GATAATGACAGTGAGTTAGATAAGCAAAGGGTTAAGCCCGCAAGGGCTTCATCAGACCCATCTCAAGCGAATTCTGATAGCCGTGCTAGCCTTTTTGATCTCAATGAGGTGAAAGGAACCTCCAAATCTTCTTACTCTCTTTATTCAGCTAAAAGCAAATACAAGAATGATTTTCGTGATGAAGGAGGATTTGAAAATCAGAGTGTACAAGAATTGGAAGATTATTCTGTATATAAGGCTGAAGAAACTACAAACACAGTCAACAACTGCTTAAAGATTGCAGAGGACATTCGAGAGGATGCTACCAAAACTTTAGTCACCTTGCATCAGCAGGGTGACCAAATTACAAGAACCCATGCAACTGCTGCTGACATCGACCATGATCTGAGTAGG GGGGAGAAGCTTTTGGGAAGTCTTGGAGGTATTTTTTCTAAAACCTGGAAACCAAAAAAGAATAGGCATATTGCAGGCCCTGTTACATTTAGAG ATGATCCAGTGCTAAGAAAGGGTAATCACTTAGAGCAGAGGGAGAGATTAGGATTGTCTTCTGCACCCAAGGGACAATCTAATGGACGAACACCGCCTCCTGAACCAACAAATGCAATGCAAAGGGTCGAG AGAGAGAAGACAAAGCAGGATGACTCGCTATCAGATTTAAGCGACTTACTGGGGGAGCTCAAACATATGGCTGTTGACATGGGATCTGAAATTGAAAG GCATAACAAACTCCTGAAACCTGTTGAGGATGATGTGGAAGAGCTAAACTACAGAGTAAAAGGTGCTAACCAGCGTGCTCGCAAGTTGCTAGGGAAGTAA